The Syngnathus acus chromosome 3, fSynAcu1.2, whole genome shotgun sequence genome includes a window with the following:
- the kif26ba gene encoding kinesin-like protein KIF26B isoform X4 codes for MINASSPMRLQVKFSPVLNLPQIPDTSPTKSASFFSDTWYRKAYEETSRSSSRPAPEGVGSMPSSTGTPSPGSGISSPGSLSGSPGTISPGICTGSPGSLGGSPGFGTGSPASGSGSSPGSERGIWCENCNTRLTELKRQALKLLIPGPYSSKDPSFPLLLHDKLQVPNSSRRAWNERDSRCDVCATHLTQLKQEAVRLVLTLDQWDLSPSSSPPPFFGRYTSQGASGSREWPASFLPSSSSSSAAAVSHLTRPSSPSPSPNQTPTPSPSHAASASAHGSPSAGQTASCAPLNQQVHRLGSKPSSLGLGGGMERRNGSPGSGKTAVAQQQIISQMVSDASREGLTEAALNRYNTHSPSHSNSTSHTNSPSHTAATNTTSQTTSSSAASFFARAAQKLNLTSKKKKLKAAPTVPLPVTSASPSCDSQLFPTNFSSALLVAPPPAPPCLLRAANKIKDTPGPGKVKVMVRVCPASQSDVAESSSFLKVDLRKKQIIIMDPSTNQTASTASQKRAAASQVPPKIFTFDAAFPPDASQAEVCAGTVAEVIQSVVNGADGCVFCFGHSKLGKSYTMIGRHDSLQTLGIIPCAISWLFKLINERREKTGARFSVRVSAVEVWGKEENLKDLLSEVATGSLQDGQSPGVYLCEDPICGMQLQNQSELRAPTPEKAAWFLDAAIAARHSSQRPDTTEEDHRNSHMLFTLHIYQYRMEKTGKGGMSGGRSRLHLLDLGSCDVGVLGGGTAGKGKESSSPSSAPLCLSLSALGNVILALVNGSKHIPYKDSKLTMLLRESLGNINCRTTMIAHISASPADFSESLSTIQIASRVLRMKKKKTKVTVQYTSSSSGGESSCEEGRMRRPTHLRPFHHRGDPNSTVPLLRLSSDQDEQYSSSEQSCDTVIYVGPNGAAVSDRELTDNEGPPEIVPIIPALLRAKSETLQSQAVQKQVQPEPESQDQPGGTAQAQCAQPILGQPLATVPEEGAECLKCNTFAELQERLDCIDGSEEVAKFPFEEVSVCKQESKEPCFPSTDSIAPAKNASAAPLNTEAKTGGAVQLSSSSTETSRRKTNDEQLQDIKEVVEEAELAQTMIHSLTQSSGSTLVSGSRNVAGSNVSNPLHRAKTTHQHDSRDSVTMGVNTEGKARPLGSPRLGIASLTKTSEYRPPSSPSQRCKVYTQKGVIPATSPLSSHTQDEQATEALTSDNSLAADSGRSSTECPLSRTSPVGMSPQVKDPTPSLSTSLGSAETLCDDDVPPIPLDTHRDGLAGHHLLCEELSIDEEALDDTALMMTQRLTCRPPSIISFNSDCCSVDVQASGVLTSPVEDGAAESFRVIATSSEVTEVVAMAEVAMAKLRMDGDTIVSVMTPISSWMSDLSACSEGDHSLHSFSQSQSHQGEALAEANQISLGLDGSGDNGSRGRFRRGSLEGALSENRGEKGMPTKDRLRKMPPSMAKTTIQSLTTLGNLSTFKNPTSTHPCVAIKQMAVHQPIICSSPTKFNTEQLASISSEMSFEDPWLMRGMEDGRPNEEVRPVKREAEHPKSQSGQKIEAAGNGNIEKFCRTAVEDHGGSSSGAEVISSPDSFKRVVDGCEMVTSLAQGECLVDNYKPEIHRTASLPRAWHRLNRQDGLDNTTEYRNLGTTSSTPCSPRATLDRRGSTGKQGFFSHKKGGMPPLPPVRKSSLDLRNRAASPLHQPIHEVSIPGSSTDDPCGTRQRGSSIDSSRLFSAKLEQLASRTNSLGRANSGSHHYDCLSLERAESLRGGGSKGDGTIPRTGRSLTRAGNGAGGSPGTCSAPQSPAKSSGQSKISAVSKLLMTSSPKARSLSASSTKTLSFSTKSLSQASNRSSSLPPNGKPQSSIQVPVQQQGPSPASWSTQSLSRSRGGSLAAKLPLRAVNGRISELLQGSGGSRSRNHAQGGGADPAEEKVTGGASGGALVAGGIAGGGTVEERAPAVQSLPSPYSKITAPRKPHRCSSGHASDNSSVLSGELPPAMGKTALFYHSGGSSGYESMLRDSSENTGSTSSAQDSLSEHSSATTSSRRSSKSNKKSRSNTGYLGGLQRRRLIPALTLDSSTSPHRSAKQAATSSSSSSSSPGACWVDGPLGPPASANLRGPGAATTEAFEIKVYEIDDVERLQRRKDKVETKVYVSGKLRLLEHRQQRISEVRAKYQCLKKELEQTKQHLMLEPQTWTTEFELQQVYEVDSLEYLEALETVTDKLENRVNFCKAHLMMITCFDVSSRHR; via the exons GATCCATCctttcccctcctcctccatgaTAAGCTGCAAGTCCCCAACAGTTCCCGGCGGGCATGGAACGAGCGCGACAGTCGCTGTGACGTGTGCGCCACTCACCTCACGCAGCTCAAACAGGAAGCCGTGCGCCTGGTGCTCACCTTGGACCAGTGGGATTTGTCTCCTTCCTCATCCCCGCCTCCTTTCTTTGGGCGCTACACATCCCAGGGAGCTTCCGGATCCAGAGAATGGCCCGCCTCGTTTctcccctcctcttcctcatcatcCGCAGCTGCCGTTTCACACCTCACTCGTCCCTCATCACCGTCGCCGAGTCCCAACCAGACCCCGACACCAAGCCCCAGCCACGCAGCGTCCGCCTCTGCTCACGGGAGTCCTTCTGCCGGACAAACGGCCTCCTGCGCACCCTTGAACCAACAAGTGCACAGACTGGGCTCCAAACCCAGCTCACTGGGCCTCGGAGGTGGGATGGAAAGACGGAACGGGTCGCCCGGTTCTGGAAAAACGGCCGTGGCCCAACAGCAAATT ATCTCCCAGATGGTGTCAGATGCATCCAGAGAAGGTTTGACCGAGGCTGCCCTGAACCGCTACAACACACACTCGCCTTCACACAGCAACTCAacatcacacacaaactcaccCTCACACACTGCGGCGACCAACACCACGTCGCAGACCACCAGTTCGTCTGCAGCCTCTTTTTTTGCCAG AGCTGCACAGAAACTGAATCTAACatccaagaagaagaagttgAAGGCTGCACCAACAGTGCCGCTGCCCGTGACATCGGCGTCACCATCATGCGACAGCCAATTATTCCCCACCAATTTCAGCTCCGCCCTTCtggtagccccgcccccagcTCCTCCCTGCCTTCTCCGTGCAGCCAATAAGATTAAAGACACTCCTGGTCCCGGAAAG GTGAAAGTgatggtgcgtgtgtgtccagCGTCTCAGTCGGATGTGGCCGAGTCCAGTTCTTTTCTCAAAGTGGACCTGAGGAAGAAACAGATCATCATCATGGACCCGTCAACCAATCAGACGGCAAGCACCGCTTCCCAGAAAAGAGCAGCGGCCAGCCAGGTCCCTCCCAAGATCTTTACCTTTGACGCCGCCTTCCCCCCTGATGCGTCACAG GCGGAAGTGTGCGCGGGAACGGTTGCCGAGGTGATTCAGTCAGTAGTGaatggagcagatggatgtgtcTTCTGTTTTGGACACTCCAAGCTGG GCAAATCTTATACGATGATTGGCCGCCATGACTCCCTGCAGACGCTAGGTATTATCCCTTGTGCCATCTCTTGGCTCTTTAAACTCATCAATGAGAGGAGGGAGAAAACAGGGGCGCGCTTCTCTGTCCGCGTGTCCGCAGTTGAG GTTTGGGGCAAAGAGGAGAACCTGAAGGATTTACTCTCTGAGGTAGCTACGGGCAGTTTACAGGATGGACAGTCTCCTGGAGTCTATCTGTGCGAGGACCCCATCTGTGGCATGCAG CTCCAGAACCAGTCCGAATTGCGTGCTCCGACACCGGAGAAGGCGGCCTGGTTCCTGGACGCGGCCATTGCGGCCCGCCACAGCAGCCAACGTCCCGACACCACTGAAGAAGACCACAGGAATTCACACATGTTGTTTACGTTGCATATTTACCAGTACCGAATGGAGAAGACAGGCAAAGGAGGAA TGTCTGGAGGTCGCAGTCGCCTCCATCTGCTGGACCTGGGCAGCTGCGACGTCGGTGTCCTCGGAGGCGGGACGGCCGGGAAAGGCAAGGAGAGCTCTTCGCCCAGCTCGGCGCCTCTGTGCCTTTCCCTGTCAGCCCTCGGCAACGTGATCCTGGCCCTGGTCAACGGGAGCAAACACATCCCGTACAA GGACAGCAAGCTGACCATGTTGCTGAGGGAGTCGCTAGGCAACATAAATTGCCGCACCACCATGATCGCTCACATCTCGGCCTCGCCGGCGGATTTTTCGGAAAGCCTTTCCACCATCCAGATCGCGTCCCGCGTCCTAcgcatgaagaagaaaaaaactaaggTCACCGTG CAATACACCTCCAGCTCGTCTGGAGGAGAGAGCTCCTGCGAAGAAGGTCGCATGCGTCGGCCCACTCATTTGAGGCCTTTCCATCACCGCGGTGACCCCAACTCAACCGTGCCGCTGCTGCGCCTCTCCAGTGACCAGGACGAGCAATACTCAAGTAGCGAGCAGTCATGTGACACCGTCATCTATGTTGGTCCCAACGGGGCCGCGGTATCAGATCGAGAGCTGACAGACAACGAGGGTCCGCCGGAAATTGTGCCAATAATTCCCGCTCTGCTACGAGCAAAATCAGAAACGCTACAAAGTCAGGCGGTCCAGAAG CAGGTGCAGCCTGAACCCGAAAGCCAGGATCAACCAGGCGGTACAGCTCAGGCCCAGTGCGCTCAACCGATACTCGGACAGCCATTGGCCACCGTGCCTGAGGAGGGGGCTGAGTGTCTAAAATGTAACACCTTTGCTGAGCTGCAGGAGAGACTGGACTGCATTGATGGCAGTGAGGAG GTGGCAAAGTTTCCCTTTGAGGAGGTTTCGGTCTGCAAGCAAGAATCCAAAGAGCCGTGTTTCCCCTCTACAGACTCAATCGCTCCTGCTAAGAATGCATCTGCCGCGCCATTAAACACAGAGGCCAAAACAG GCGGTGCAGTCcagctctcctcctcctcaacaGAAACGTccagaaggaaaacaaatgatgaGCAGCTGCAAGATATAAaggaggtggtggaggaggcaGAGCTAGCTCAGACCATGATCCACAGTCTGACACAGAGTTCCGGGTCCACCCTCGTGTCTGGGAGTAGGAATGTTGCAGGAAGCAACGTCTCGAACCCTCTGCACAGGGCCAAGACCACACACCAACATGATAG TCGTGACAGTGTGACCATGGGAGTTAACACTGAGGGGAAAGCAAGGCCACTCGGTTCACCGCGCCTTGGGATTGCCAGTCTGACGAAAACTTCAGAGTACAG GCCTCCGTCCTCCCCGTCTCAGCGGTGTAAAGTGTACACTCAGAAGGGAGTGATACCAGCAACATCTCCACTGTCCTCACACACTCAGGATGAACAAGCAACAGAAGCTTTGACCTCAGACA ACAGTCTGGCCGCAGACAGCGGTCGTTCCTCCACCGAGTGTCCACTGTCCAGAACATCTCCTGTTGGTATGAGTCCACAAGTCAAAGATCCGACTCCATCCCTGTCTACCAGCTTGGGCTCTGCAGAAACCCTCTGTGATGATGACGTCCCTCCGATACCCTTGGATACACACAGGGATG GACTAGCTGGACATCACTTGCTGTGTGAGGAGCTATCAATAGATGAGGAGGCACTCGATGACACAGCTCTCATGATGACGCAGCGTCTAACCTGTCGTCCACCGAGCATTATCAGCTTCAATAGTGACTGCTGCTCTGTGGACGTCCAGGCCAGTGGAGTGCTCACAAGCCCTGTAGAGGATGGAGCTGCAGAGAGCTTTCGTGTGATTGCAACAAGCTCTGAGGTTACAGAGGTTGTCGCCATGGCAGAG GTGGCAATGGCCAAGCTCCGCATGGACGGGGATACAATTGTCTCAGTGATGACCCCTATCTCCTCCTGGATGAGTGATCTAAGTGCGTGCAGTGAGGGTGATCACTCACTTCACAGCTTCAGCCAGTCTCAAAGTCATCAAGGGGAAGCCTTGGCTGAAGCCAACCAAATTTCCTTGGGATTGGATGGGTCAGGAGATAACGGAAGCCGTGGACGTTTTAGAAGAGGGAGTCTAGAAGGAGCGCTGTCAGAAAACAGAGGGGAGAAGGGAATGCCTACCAAGGACAGATTGAGAAAAATGCCTCCATCTATGGCTAAAACGACCATCCAGTCTTTGACAACACTTGGGAACCTCTCTACCTTCAAGAACCCAACCAGTACTCACCCTTGTGTAGCTATCAAACAGATGGCTGTGCATCAACCAATAATCTGCTCCTCACCAACAAAATTTAACACAGAGCAGTTAGCTTCCATTTCCAGTGAAATGAGCTTTGAGGACCCCTGGCTGATGCGTGGTATGGAGGATGGGAGGCCCAATGAAGAAGTCAGGCCAGTGAAGAGGGAGGCGGAGCATCCAAAGAGCCAATCAGGGCAGAAGATTGAAGCAGCTGGAAATGGAAACATTGAGAAATTCTGCAGGACTG CCGTTGAAGATCATGGTGGCTCTAGTTCAGGCGCAGAGGTGATATCATCTCCAGACTCCTTCAAGAGAGTGGTGGATGGCTGTGAGATGGTCACTAGTCTTGCTCAAGGAGAATGCTTGGTTGATAACTACAAACCAGAAATCCATCGAACTGCCAGTCTCCCTCGTGCCTGGCATCGGCTGAACCGCCAAGACGGTTTAGATAACACAACAGAGTACAGGAATCTTGGTACCACCTCTTCAACTCCCTGCAGTCCACGTGCCACACTCGACCGCCGGGGTTCGACTGGAAAACAAGGATTTTTCTCCCACAAGAAGGGAGGGATGCCACCTTTGCCACCTGTACGCAAGTCCAGCCTTGACCTACGCAACAGGGCAGCCAGTCCACTCCACCAGCCCATCCATGAGGTCTCCATACCGGGCAGTTCTACAGATGATCCATGTGGCACCAGGCAGCGTGGCTCCAGTATCGACAGTAGTAGACTCTTTAGCGCAAAGCTGGAGCAACTTGCGAGCAGAACTAACTCTCTTGGTCGAGCCAACAGTGGATCGCACCATTATGACTGCTTGTCCCTGGAAAGGGCCGAAAGCCTCCGAGGGGGAGGGTCAAAGGGAGATGGTACCATACCTCGTACCGGTCGCAGCCTCACTCGTGCCGGAAACGGCGCTGGAGGTAGTCCCGGTACATGTAGTGCTCCGCAGTCGCCTGCCAAATCAAGTGGTCAGTCAAAGATTTCGGCTGTCAGTAAGCTACTAATGACCAGCAGTCCCAAAGCCCGAAGTCTGTCTGCCTCCAGCACCAAGACTCTCAGCTTTTCTACCAAGTCTCTGAGCCAAGCCTCAAATAGAAGCTCTAGCCTTCCCCCAAATGGAAAG CCACAAAGCAGCATTCAAGTTCCTGTGCAGCAGCAGGGACCCTCTCCTGCATCGTGGTCTACGCAGTCTCTGAGCCGCAGTCGAGGAGGAAGTTTGGCTGCCAAGCTTCCCCTGCGGGCTGTCAACGGCCGTATCTCAGAGCTTCTCCAAGGAAGTGGCGGTTCACGTTCCAGGAATCATGCCCAGGGAGGAGGTGCTGATCCAGCAGAGGAAAAAGTCACTGGAGGGGCAAG TGGCGGGGCACTGGTAGCGGGCGGTATTGCTGGAGGAGGCACAGTGGAGGAAAGAGCACCAGCAGTCCAAAGCCTTCCATCTCCCTACAGCAAGATCACTGCTCCGAGAAAACCGCATCGATGCAGCAGTGGCCATGCCAGCGACAACAG CAGCGTACTGAGTGGCGAACTGCCCCCGGCCATGGGGAAGACGGCCTTGTTCTACCACAGCGGAGGCAGCAGCGGCTACGAGAGCATGCTAAGAGACAGCAGCGAGAACACAGGAAGTACTTCCTCGGCTCAAGACTCGCTCAGTGAGCACAGCTCAGCCACCACCTCTTCCAGACGCAGCTCCAAGAGCAACAAGAAAAGCAGGAGCAATACTGGATACTTAGGAG GTCTCCAGCGTCGCCGTCTGATTCCGGCACTGACCTTGGACTCCTCCACGTCTCCTCACCGCTCGGCCAAACAGGCTGCCAcgtcctcttcttcctcctcctccagcccgGGGGCATGTTGGGTGGACGGACCACTGGGGCCGCCCGCCTCTGCAAACTTACGAGGTCCGGGAGCCGCCACAACGGAGGCCTTTGAGATCAAGGTGTACGAGATCGATGACGTCGAGCGCCTGCAGAGGAGGAAGGACAAGGTGGAGACCAAG GTTTACGTCAGTGGCAAGCTTCGCCTTCTGGAGCACCGTCAGCAGCGCATCAGCGAGGTGCGAGCCAAATACCAGTGCTTGAAGAAAGAGCTGGAACAAACCAAACAGCACCTGATGCTGGAGCCTCAAACATGGACCACCGAGT TCGAGCTGCAGCAGGTTTACGAGGTGGACTCGCTGGAATATTTGGAAGCTCTGGAGACGGTGACGGACAAACTGGAGAATAGAGTGAACTTCTGCAAAGCTCACCTCATGATGATCACTTGCTTTGACGTGTCATCCAGACATCGGTAG